The window GGCTGGTGATAAACCGCCCGAGTACGACGGTTCTTGGGGATGCAGTTGAAGAGCTTGGAGAAACCCCCTGGAGAGAGGAGCTCGTTTTCGTAGGAGGCCCTGTCCAGCAATATTTCGTCTTCGTACTCCACACAGGGCTGCCCGGAGGACAAAAGAGCCCTGCCGCTATCGAGGCGACACCCGGAGTGATTTTCGAACCCGATTTTTCAGTGGTCAAGCCTGCTCTCAACCAAGAGGATACAATCAACCTGAGGGCCCGTTTCCTTGTGGGCTATGCGGGTTGGGCGCCTGGACAACTTGAAACCGAATTGGCACGGAAGGATTGGATAGTCATTCCTGGTTCTCCTGAAT is drawn from Sediminispirochaeta bajacaliforniensis DSM 16054 and contains these coding sequences:
- a CDS encoding YqgE/AlgH family protein, whose amino-acid sequence is MDAFTLYGEPTPPLEDELPVFLTGHLLVAESSMTDPNFSQTAVFLLNHDENGAMGLVINRPSTTVLGDAVEELGETPWREELVFVGGPVQQYFVFVLHTGLPGGQKSPAAIEATPGVIFEPDFSVVKPALNQEDTINLRARFLVGYAGWAPGQLETELARKDWIVIPGSPELVFSDTPFSVWRSALRKKGGIYWIAAETGFKPSIN